The following DNA comes from Cryptosporangium minutisporangium.
GCCGTCGGCCCGCCAGCGCACCCGATCGCCGGTGCGGTACATGCGGGCTCCGGGCCGCCCGAAAGGGTCGGGCCGGAAACGGTCCGCGGTGAGCCCGGGGCGCCCGAGGTAGCCGCGGGCCAGGCCGGCGCCAGCGATCCACAGCTCCCCCGGCACCCCGGTCGGCGCCAGCGTGCCCCGGTCGTCGAGGACGTAGAGCCGGGTCCGCCCGATCGGCCGGCCGATCGGCGGCTGTCCCTCGACGTCGCGTTCACCGAGGGCGGCGGCGGTGGCGATGACCGTGGTCTCGGTCGGGCCGTACGTGTTGAGTACTTCGACCCGGTCGCCGACCCGGTGCCGCCAAGTGGCGAGCGCGTCGGCGTGCACCTGGTCCGCGCCGAGAATCAGCAGCCGCAGCCCGGCCGGGATCGGAACCTGGTCGAGCGTGGCCACCAGCTCGTGCCAGTAGGGAGTAGGAAGGTCGAGCACGGTGATGTCGGCGCCGCCCAGTAACTCGGGAAGATCCCGACCGGGTGGGAGGAGCACCAGCCGCGCCCCCGAGGCGAGCGCCGGCCACACCTCCTCGACGTGGGTGTCGAAGCTGACCGAGGCGAACTGCACCACCCGATCGGCCGGGGTCAACGCGTACCGGCTGCGCATCCACGCCACCCGGGCGGCCAGCGCGTGGCGGGACACGGCGACGCCTTTCGGCGTCCCGGTCGAGCCAGAGGTGTAGATGACGTACGCCGTCGCACCGGAGGACGGTGGAACGGTCGACCCGGGCTCGGAGGTGCGGTCGTCCACGCACACCAGGTGTTCCACCGGCGGCAGCTGCCCGGCCCGTCGGGCTTCGGTGACCAGGACGGTGGCGCCGCTGTCGCGCAGCAGGAACTCGATCCGTGCGCGCGGGTACCCGACGTCGATCGGCACGTACGCGCCGCCGGCCTTGAGCACCGCGAGCAGCGTCACGATCAGATCCGCGGTCCGCGGCAGTGCCACGGCGACCGGGACCTCGGCCTCGACGCCGAGCGTCCGCAGGCGGGCTGCGAGCCCGTCGGCCCGCTGATCGAGCTCCGCGTAGGTGAGTTCGTGCTCCCCGTCGAGGACCGCGATCGCGTCCGGCCGGGCCAGTGTCCGGGCGGCGACCAGCGCCACGACGTCCTCGGCCGGGCCGTCCGCCGGGCCTTCGCCGAGAGCCAGCAGCCGGGAGCGCTCCGCCGCCGGTATCAGATCCAGGGTGGACAGTGGTCGGTCCGGCCCGGCGACCGCGGCTCGCAGCAAGTCTTCCAGCCGTTCGGCCAGGCCGGCGACGGTCGAGGAGTCGAACAGGTCGGTCCGGTAGTTGATCGAGAGCTCGAGGCCGGTCGGCTCCCGCCAGAGCTCCGCCAGCAGGTCGAACTTCGCCTGGGCGACGCCGTCGGCGAAGAGCTCGGCCCGGACGCCCGGCAGCACGTCGGTGCCCGCGCTGTCCTCGGTGTGCAAGATCAGCATCGTTTGGAAGATCGGCGAGTAGCCGGCGTCGCGCGGCAGGTTCCAGGCGGCGGCCAGCCGCTCGAACGGAATGCGCGGATGGGCGTACGCGGCGAGCGCGGTCTCCCGGGTCCGGCTCAGTAGCTCACCGAAGCTCGGATCGTCGGCCAGGTCGGCCCGCAACGCCAGCGTGTGGGTGAACATCCCGATGAGCGGCGCGAGCTCGGGCCGGGCTCGGTCGGAGATCGACGTGCCGACGCAGAGGTCGGTCTGCCCGCTCAGCCGGGACAGCAACGCCTGGTATCCCGCCAGCAGCACCATGAACAGCGTGCACCGGTGTGCGGTGGCCAGTCGTTCGAGCGCCTCGGTGAGCTCGGCCGGCAGGGAGCGGCGCACGAACGCACCGCGGGAGCTGGGCGTCGACGGCCGCGGTCGATCGGTCGGCACGTCCAGCACCGGCACGCCGGCGAGCTGGTCCTGCCAGTACGCCAGCGCCTCGTCCTCTCCGGCGCGAACCACGTCGCGTTCCCAGACCGCGAAGTCGGAGTACTGGACCGGCAGGTCGGGAAGCGCCCCTACGGCGTATGCGGCGCGGATCTCGTCGACGAGGATCCGCAACGACTGGCCGTCGCCCCCGATGTGGTGCACGACCAGGCACCAGACGTGGTCGTCGGGGCCCAGCCGGATGAGGCCCGCCCGGACCAGCGGCCCACGCGCCAGGTCGAACGGGGTGTTCGTCCATCCGGCCACGACCCGGCAGGCCTCCTCGGCGCCGGATGCGTCCACCCGCTCCAGCGGCACCCGCGCTGGCGGCAGCACCTCCTGCACCGGCTCGCCCTCCCCGAGCACGAACCGGGTGCGCAGTGCCTCGTGGCGATCGACCACTTCGTTGAGCGCCCGCTCCAGGGCATCCGAGTCGATCCGACCGTGCAGCCGGTAGGCCAGCGGCATGTTGTAGGAGGCGTCCGCGGGATCGAGCTGGTGCAGGAACCACAGCTGCTCCTGCCCGCGGGAGAGCGGCGCCGGACCGGCGGTTCCGGACCGGACGGTCACCGGCGGCAGGGGCACGACGGCCGATCCCGCGTCGAGCGCGGCGGCCAGGTCGGCGACGACGGGGTGGGCGAAGAGCGACGCGACGCCGACCTCGCGGTCGAGCCGGCCCGACAGCCGGGCAGCGATCGCCATCGCGAGCAGCGAGTGGCCACCGAGCAGCAGGAAGTCGTCGGTCGCGCCGACCCGCTCGCGGCCGAGGACGTCCCGGAACACCTCCGCGACGACCTCCTCGGTGGGTGTCCGCGGCGGCCGGTAGTCGTCGGCAGGCTCGGCACCGACCTCGGGCGTCGGCAGCGCAGCGCGGTCGAGCTTGCCGTTGGGCGTCAGCGGCAACCGCTCCAGGGCGACGTACCGGCGCGGCAGCAGGTAGTCGGGCAGGGCCCCCGCCAGTCCGGTGCGCAGGCCGGCCGGGTCCCACGGCACGCCGGGGGCCGGTACGACGTAGGCGACCAGGTGTCGTTCCCCGGTCACGTCCCCGCCGACGGCGACCGCGGCCTCGGCGACGCCGTGGATCCCGGCCAGGTGGTTCTCGATCTCGCCGAGCTCGACGCGGTGTCCGTTCAGCTTCACCTGGTCGTCGGTCCGACCGAGGAAGACGAGTTGCCCGTCGCCGCGCCAGCGGGCCAGGTCGCCGGTGCGGTACAGCCGTGCGCCGGGTGGGCCTTCGGGGTCCGGCCGGAACTTGTCGGCGGTCAGTGCCGGGCGGTCGAGGTACCCACGGGCCACTCCGAGGCCCGCGATCCACAGCTCGCCGGGCGCCCCGATCGGCACCGGGCGTCCGTCCGGAGCGCGCAGATCGACCCGGGTGTTGGCGAGCGGCGTGCCGATCACCACGTCGACGACGTCCGTGGGCACCTCCCACGCGCAGGACCACACCGTGGTCTCGGTCGGTCCGTAGACGTTGACCAGCCGACCGACTCGGGACCGCAGCTGCCGGGCGAGCGCAGGCGGCAGTGCCTCGCCACCCGCCAGGGCGGTCACCTCCGGGTCGTCGAATCCGCCGGCGAGGAGGAGCCGCCACCGCGACGGCGTGGTCTGGACGTGGGTGACGCCGGTGCGGCGGATCAGGTCCGTGAGCGCGACGCCGTCCCGGGCCGCCGCCTCGTCCGCCACGACGAGCCGCGCTCCGGACGCCAGCGGCAGGTAGAGCTCGAGCGCCGCGATGTCGAACGCGAGCGAGGTCACCGCCAGCCACCGGTCGGCCGGGCCGGCGCCCAGCCGACGCGCGAAATCGGCGATCAGGTTGCCCAGCGCCCGGTGCTCCACGGCGACGCCCTTGGGCCGTCCGGTGGAGCCCGAGGTGTAGAGGACGTAGGCGACGTCGTCGGGAGCGGCCACGATCGCTTCGTCGTGGGGGCGCTCGGCGTCCGGCTCGTCGACGAGGAGCACCGTGGCCCCGGTCGTCGGCAGGCGATCGTGCAGCGCGCTCTCGGTCACCAGCACCGCGGCTCGGCAATCGGCGAGCACGAAGGCCTGACGCTCGGCCGGGTACTCCGGATCGATCGGTACGTACGCTCCTCCCGCACGCCACACCGCCAACGTGGCGACCACCATTCGGGGCGAGCGCTCCAGACAGACCGCCACGAGCGTGCCGCGACGGCAGCCGGCCGCGCGCAGCCGCGCGGCCAGGGCGTCCACTTCCCGGCCCAGGTCGCCGTAGGTCAGCTCGGCCCCCGTGCCGATCACGGCCATCCGGTCCGGCGTCGTTCGCATCCGCTCGGCGATGAGTTCGGCCCCCGTGCCGATCACGGCCATCCGGTCCGGCGTCGTTCGCATCCGCTCGGCGATGAGTTCGGCCACGCCTGCCGTCGGCACCGGACGCGCGGTGTCGTTCCACCGGCGCAGCGTCTCCCGGTCCCCCAGCGTGGGAAGGGCGGCCGTCGCCAGAAGGACGCCCGGCTCGTCGGCCAGGACGTCGACCAGCGTCCGGTACGTGTCGGCGAACCGTTCGACCGCCCCGGGTTCCGCTGCCCCCGGTGGGTAGCGGAACGTCAGGTCGGTGCTTCCGCCGGGCAGCGGCGTCGCCTCGACAGTGAGGTCGAGGGCGTCCGCGCCGACTTCGTGGTGCCACACCGTGGTCGCCAGTCCGGGCCAGGCGCCCTCGTCGGCCCGGTGCCGATGGACGTGGAGTGCGACCTGGAAGAGCGGGTGAGCACCGCCGCGGCGGATCGTCGCGGTCCGCGCGACCACCTCGTCGAACGGCACTTCGTGGGCGAATGCCTCCAGCACCGTGGTGCGCACGCGCTGCACCACGTCGACGAAGGTCTCCGCGCCGTCGAGATCGGTCCGCAGCACCAGCGGGTTGAGGAAGCAGCCGACCAGCGGCTCCAGCTCCGTCCGGGTCCGGCCGGCCGAGACCGTCCCCACGGTGATGTCGTTCGACTGCGTGTACCGGCCGAGGACCACCGTGAGCACCGCGAGAAGGGTGACGAACGGCGTGGGGTTCCCGCTGATCGCGCGCAGCCGGTCCAGTCGGCCCGACGCCAGGCGCAGGCGCACGCTCTCGGTACCACCGCCCGCCGGTCGGAGCAGGAACGGCAGGTTCAGTTCGGCGGGCGGGGTGGCGAGCCGGTTCCGCCAGTACTCCGCGTTCGACGTCGACGGGGCCTGGTCGGCGAGCCAGGACGCGTAGTCCGCGTACTCGACTCCCGACGCCTCCGGAATCCTCGTCGTCGCACCGACCGCCCTCGCGTACCCGGCCGCGAGATCACGCAGCACGATGTCGACGGACTGTTCGTCGAAGGCGATGTGGTGGCCGGCGAAGAGCAGGACGTGGTCGTCGTCGCCGAGGCGGCAGAGCGTCACCCGGAACAGTGGGCCCCGGGCCAGGTCGAACCGTTCGGCAGCGGCGGCAGCGGTGACCTCCCCGGCACGCGCCTCGCGGTCGTCGACGGGCAGATCGGTGAGGTCGACGACGTCGAGCCGCGCCTCGGTCGTCGGCAGCACGAATTGGTGGGGCGCACCGCCCACGACCTGGTAGCGGGTCCGCATCGACTCGTGGCGGGCCACCACCTCGGACAGCGCCGTGCGCAGCGCCTCGGGTCGGAGGGCGCCGCGCAGCCGGAGGCCGAACGTCGCGTTCGGCACCACCACCCGCCCGGACTCGACCTGGTCGGCGAGCCACATCCGCGTCTGCGCGGGTGTGCACGGGAACGCGCGCCCGTCCCGGGGCAGGACGGGGATGGCTGACACCCCGTGGTCGCCACGGTCGCGGGCGGCGAGGAGGGCCGCCAGGGCCGCACGCCGCCGCGGATCCAGTCCGGCGAGGCGGTCGGCGCCGGATCCGGCGCCCGGACCGGCACTCAGGTGGGGGTCGGCGGGTAACGAGCCGACGACAGGGAGAGCCATGAACGTAACCCCCGAAACGTCATCGCGATTGTCTGGATGTGTTGCGGATCGACAGTGCGGGAAGGCTCGATGAGCCGCCGGGTCTCATGAGAGCGCTTTCAGACGTGGCGAACGGTACTAACCGTGCTACGTAGCGTCAAGAGTTGAGTTAACCCGTTCGTCATCTCCCGGCGAGCCGTCCAGACCGGACTAGTCATTGAGGACGCGCACCGTCCTGTGGATACTCGGCCGATGGCGGTCATCCTGTTGGTCACCCACGGCACCGCCGGCGACGTGCTGCCGTTCGTCCGCATCGGCTCGGCGCTCGCCGCCCGTGGCCACGACGTCAGCCTGCTGACCCACGCGCCCTACGCCGAGCAGGTGTGCAGCGCGGGACTCGCGTTCGTGCCGATCGACACGGAGTCGGCCTACCGCGACAGCCAGGCGCGATCGCGGGATCTGCTCGACGTCCGAAGCCCGGCCGACCTCCGCCGGTACTACGACGAGAGGGGACTGTTCAGACAGCTGCGCGACGAGGTAGCGTCGCTGACGGCCCGGCACCGTCCGGGTCGGACGGTGCTGGTCGGGCGGCACACGTCGGCGCTGTCCGTCCTGATCGCCGGGGAGGCCCTCGGCGCACCCACGGTGTCCATCGCGGTGGCACCGATCCAGCTGCTCGTCGCACCGGTCGCCGCGCTCCACCTCGCGCGTGGGCTCGCCGACGGCATCGACGCGGTGCGCGCCGAGCACGGGCTGCTCCCGCGGAACGATTGGCTGCGCTGGCTCGGCTCGGCCGACCGAACTCTGGGCCTGTGGACGCGCTGGTTCGACGAGGCGGGAACACGCGCGCCGGGCGGCGTCGATCTGGTCGGTTTTGTCACCGGCGACGACAGCGACGAGCAACTGCCGCCCGAGGTAGCAACTCTCCTCGCCGCGGAACGGGCTCCGATCCTGGTCACCGGTGGCACCGGCGCGATGCTGCACCCCCGGTTCTACGCCGTGGCACTCGACGCGATCACGGCGACGGGTCGCGATGCCGTCGTGGTCGCACCGGACCGGACCATGCTCCCGGAGCGCTTACCGCCCGGAACCCACTGGCATCCCCGATTGCCGTTCCCGAGGCTGATCCCCGAGGTCGGTGCGCTTCTGCACCACGGCGGCATCGGGACGGCGGTCAGGGCGCTGCGATCCGGCACACCGCAGGTCATCATGGCCCACGGCGCCGACCGCCCGGACAACGCCGAACGCCTCGCGAGCCACCGGCTGGGCCGATGGCTGGACGCCGCCCGCTGGTCGGCGGAGGCCGTCGCCGGCCAGCTCGCCGAGGCCCTGGCCGACCACGACTACGCCGAGCGTGCCGACGAGGTGACCCGCCAGGACCCGGCCAGCGGTAGCGAGTCCGCCGCCGACCTGATCGAGGCGACGCTGACCGGACCGAACCGGCAGCCTTCGACGTCGGTTCGCGACCTCTCCGCCGAACAGCGGCGACTACTGCTGCGTCGGCTCCGCCGCTGACCGTGCCGGGCGTTGGGGAGTGGATTCAGGGATTGCTGCGCTCGGCACGCCAGCGCGCGGCCAAGGCGGCGATCTCCTCGGCGATCGGCTGCTGCAGTGCGTCCGGGAGATCGTGGCCCATCCCGGGGTAGGTCACCAGCCGGGCCCCGGCCACGGCGGCCGCGGTAGCGCGGCCGCCGGACGGGCGGACGAGGAGGTCGGCCTCGCCGTGCACGACCAGCGTGGGCGCGCGCACGCCGGCCAGCAGCGGCCGTCGGTCCGGCGAGGAGATGATCGCGGCGAGTTGACGCCGTACACCGGCGTTGTCGTGTGCCCGGTCGAAGGACTGTCGGGCCATCTCCCGCAGCCACGGCTCGTTCCGGGCGTAGGCCGGGGAGCCGATCGTCCGGAACACCCGGACGACGTGCCGAGCTGCACCCTCCCGAGTCCTGCCCCGGCCGCCGAGCAGTGCCGGCAGCAGGCGTGGGTGGGCGCCACCGATCCGGACGTCGGGGGTGGAGGAGATCGAGGTCAAGGTACGCACGCGGTCCGGATGGAGGCCGGCGAGCGTCTGCGCGATCATCCCCCCGAGCGACACCCCCACGACGTGGGCGCTCGACCACCCGAGCGCGTCCAGGACGCCCACCGCGTCGTCGGCCATGTCCGCGACGCGGTAGCCGCGCCAGCGGCGGCTCACGAATACCAGCGGCGACGGCGTCCCCAGCCCGTGGAGATGGGTGGAGAGTCCGACGTCGCGATTGTCGAACCGCGCCACCTGAAATCCCCGGTCGACCAGCAGCTGCCGGAAGTGGTCCGGCCAGAACAGCATCTGCAGACCCAGACCCATGATCAGTAGTACCGGCTCGTCCGCCGGTCGCCCCTCGACGTCGTACGCGATCTCGACCCCGGCTCGCCGTGCCCGCTGCAGCGTCATATCTCCAGGGTGCGCCGGTCCGTCGTCACCGGAGGCCCGGTTCGGACAGAAGCCCGGCCGGCGGACGCCGGCCCTCGCCCGAGGGGCGCGCACCGGCGCGCCGCGACTCGCCACGACCGCGGCACCACCGAACGAGCGCGGCCTCGCTAGCGTGGCGGCATGCACTCGCCGACGACACTCGGACTTCCCGCACGAGCCCGGGGCTGCCTCTTCGATTTGGACGGTGTGGTGACGCGGACCGCCGCGCAACACGCCAAGGCTTGGAAGACGACGTTCGACCAGTTCCTCGCCGAGTACGGGAACGGCCAACAGCCGTTCGACGTCGACACCGATTACGTACGGTACGTGGACGGGCGGAAGCGGCTCGACGGCACGCGGGCGTTCCTCGCGTCCCGGGGTATCACGTTGCCGGAGGGAACGGCGTCCGACACCGCGTCCGCCCACACCGTCCTCGGCCTCTCGAACACGAAGAACGCGCTGGTCCTGCGGCTGATCGACGCCGAAGGCGTCGAGGTGTTCGACGACGCGGTCCGCTACCTGAACGCGGTGCGCGACGCGGGCCTCGCGCGCGCGGTGGTGACGTCGTCGGCGAACGCCGTACAGGTGCTCACCGTCACCGGGCTGATCGACTTCTTCGACGTTCGGGTGGACGCACTCGTCGCCGCCGAGCGCGGTTTGGCGGGTAAGCCCGCTCCGGACACGTTCCTGGCCGGTGCGGAGCTGCTCGACCTGCGCCCGCACGAGGCCGTGGTCTTCGAGGACGCGCTCGCCGGTGTGGAAGCCGGGCGGGCGGGCGATTTCGGCCTGGTCGTCGGCGTCGACCGGGTCGGGCAGGCGGACGAGTTGAAGGCGCACGGCGCCGACGTCGTGGTGACGGCGCTGACCGATCTGCTGGGGTACGCATGACGCGGCCGGGACCGTTCGCCGTCGACCCGTGGGCGATCCGGGAGGAGAGCGTCGACCTCGACCGGCTAGGCATGAGCGAGGCGGTGTTCGCGCTCGCCAACGGTCACATCGGAATGCGCGGCAACCTCGACGAGGGTGACCCGCACGGGATGCCGGGCACGTACCTCAACTCGTTCTGCGAGCTGCGGCCGCTGCCCTACGCCGAGGGTGGTTACGGCTATCCGGAGAGCGGCCAGGCGATCGTCAACGTGACGAACGGCAAGCTGTTCCGCCTCCTCGTGGACGACGAGCCGCTCGACGTCAGGTACGGGAAGACGCTGACCCACGAGCGGGTCCTCGACTTCCGCGCGGGCATCCTCACCCGGCGACTGGACTGGGTCTCCCCAGCGGGCACCGCGATCCGGCTCGAGACCGAGCGGCTGGTCTCGCTGGCCCAGCGGTCGGTCGCGGCGATCTGTTACACGGTGAGCGCCGAGACACCGGTGCAACTCGTGGTCCAGTCCGAGTTGTTCGCGAACGAGGAGTTGCCGCCCAGCGGAAAGGACCCGCGGATCGAGGCAGCACTCGCTCGTCCGCTACGCCCGGAGATCCACACCGCCGAGCCCACCGGCGCGACGCTGCTGCACAGCCTCGACGGCATGGGCCTGCGGATGGCGGCCGCGATGGACCACGAGGTCGACGGCCCGGGCGACGTCGAGATCCGCTCCGACGCCAGTGAGAACATCGGCCGCACGACCGTGATCTGCCGGATCCAGCCCGGCCGTCCGCTGCGGATCATCAAGTACCTGGCGTACGGCTGGTCGTCCCAGCGGTCGCTGCCCGCGCTCAACGACCAGGTACGAGCGGCGCTCAGCGCCGCCCGCTACCGCGGGTGGGAAGGGCTCCGGCAGGAGCAGCGCGCGTACCTGGACGCGTTCTGGGAGAGCGCCGACGTCGAGGTGGAGGGTGACGGCCGGCTGCAGCAGGCCGTCCGCTTCGGGCTGTTCCACGTTCTGCAGGCCGGCGCCAGGGCCGAGGGGCGGGCGATCTCCGCCAAGGGCCTGACCGGTCCCGGCTACGACGGCCACACGTTCTGGGACACCGAGACGTTCGTCCTGCCGATGCTCAGCCACACGCTCCCGGACGCCGCCGCCGACGCCCTGCGGTGGCGGCAGTTGACGCTTCCGCTCGCGGAGGAGCGCGCCGAGATGCTCGGCTTCGCGGGTGCGGCGTTCCCCTGGCGGACGATTCGCGGCCAGGAATGCTCCGGCTACTGGCCCGCCGGGACCGCCGCGCTGCACGTCAACGCCGACATCGCGGACGCCGTGCTGCGGCACGTCGCCGCAACCGGTGACGAGGAGTTCGAGCGTACGGTCGGGATCGAGTTGCTGACCGCGACCGCCCGGCTGTGGCGCTCGGTCGGCCACTACTGCGCCGACGGCGACTTCCGGATCGACGGCGTCACCGGGCCCGACGAGTACAGCGCGCTGGCCGACAACAACCTGTTCACGAACCTGATGGCGCAGCGGAACCTGCGGGGTGCTGCCGACGCCTGCGAGCGGCATCCGGCGGAGGCCGCTGCATTGCGCGTCGACAGCGCGGAGCTCGCGTCCTGGCGTGCGGCGGCCGACGCGATGGCGATTCCCTACGACGAGAAGCGGGGCGTCCACGCGCAGGCGCAAAATTTCACCGAGTACGCCGTCTGGGACTTTGCCGGAACCCGCAGCGACGAGTACCCGCTCCTGCTGCACTTCCCCTATCTGCAGCTCTACCGGATGCAGGTGATCAAGCAGGCCGATCTGGTCCTCGCGATGCAGCTCTGCCCGGAAGCGTTCACGCTCGAGGAGAAGCAGCGGAACTTCGCCTACTACGAGCAGATCACGGTCCGGGACTCGTCGCTCTCGGCGGCGAGCCAGGCGGTGCTGGCCGCCGAGACCGGGCACCTCCGGCTGGCGTACGAGTACCTCTGCGAGACCGCGATGCTCGACCTGCACGACTTGGCCGGTAACACCGACCACGGCCTGCACATCGCCGCGCTGGCCGGCGTGTGGTCCGGGATCGTCCTCGGTTTCGGGGGTCTGCGTCACATGGCGGCGGGGCTCTCGTTCGCCCCTCGCCTACCCGAGGAACTGAACCGGATCACGTTCATGATCCGCTGGCGGGGCAGGCGGCTGCGAACCGAGATCACTCCCAGGGAGGCGCGCTACCGCCTGCTCGACGGCCCGGACCTGGAGTTCCTCCATCACGGCGAGCGACTCGTCGTCGGCGCGTCCGAGGAGGTGACCGCCGCGATCCCACCCGCGCCCACGGTGGAGCCGGTGCGACAGCCGGTCGGGCGGGAGCCGCTGATCCGGCGTCTGGGGGATTTCGGTACCGCCTGAGCGCTGGATCGTAGTCAGATCCACCCTTGTTGCCACGCGTGATGGGCGGCCGCGTGCCGGGTCGGCAACTGCAGCTTGGTCATCGCGGCCGACAGGTAGTTGCGGACCGTGCCCGGCGCCAGGTGGACGGCGGCGGCGATCTCGTTCACCGAGGCACCGGTGCGCGCGGCCCGCAGCACCTCCAGCTCGCGGTCGGTGAGCGGGCAGTCGTCCTCGGTCAGGGCGGAGGCGGCGATGTCGGGGTCGACGTAACGTCGGCCACCGGCAACGTCCCGAATGATCTCGGCGAGCCGGGCAGCGGAGGTGGTCTTCGGCACGAACCCGCGGACACCCACGGCCAGCGCGCGCCGGAGAACGGCGGGACGCGCGTGGCGGGTCACCAGGACGATCTGCGTCGGCAACCCGGCGCGGATCTCCTCCGCCGCGCGCAGACCGTCGGTCGGCGGCATCTCCAGGTCGAGCACCGCGATGTCCGGCCGGAGCTCCCGCGCCAGCCGCACCGCGTCGGTCGAGGTGGACGCCGTGGCGACGACCTCCAGGTCCTCCTCCAGCGCGAGCAGTGCGGTCAGCGCGCTACGCAGGAGGTCCTCGTCGTCGGCGAGCAGCAGGCGGATCATCGGCTACTCCCGGGTATCGAGGCGCTCACCGTGAACCGATCATCGGTGCGGGTCCATTCGAGCACCCCACCGCCGGCTTCCAGCCGCTCGGCGAGTGCCCGCAGACCGGTGCCCTCGGTGTCGGGGCCCGGCCCGGCGCCGTCGTTGCTCACCCGGAGACAGGCGGTCCCGGACGACACCCGGTACTCGATCGACGCCTCCCGTGCGGTGCTGTGGCGCAGCACGTTCGTGGCTGCCTCCCGCATCACCAGCCCGAGCAGGTGCCGGGCGGCCTCCGGGATCGTGGCCGGCTCCAGCGTCGTCCGGGCGTCGATGCCGGCCGATGCCAGCACCCGGGTCGCGTTCGTGATCTCGTCGTCCAGGCTCGTGCGCCGGTAGCCCCGCACCACTGCGCGGGTATCACGCAGCGCGTCGGCCGCCAGCTGCCGGACCTCCCCCATCTCGGCGACGGCCCGCTGCGGGTCGGTCTCGACCAGCCGGGCCGCCAGCTCGCTCTTCAACGCGATCACCTGGAGATGATGACCCTGGATGTCGTGCAACTCGGCGGCGAACCGCAGCCGTTCGTCCTTGACCGCCAGCTCCGCCGATATCCGTCGGGCCTCCTCCAGCCGTCCGGCGATGTCCCAGGCCCAGAGCGGGCCCAGGACCGCCCAGCTGACGAACGCGGTCATGCCGGGCGGGAACAGCGTCGCGTAGAGCAGCCGGCCGTCGTCGGCGAGCAGGCTGACGACACCGCCCGGCACCGCGGCCAGGACCGTTGCTCCCAGGATCAGCCGGCGCCGGGCGCGGGGCTCCAGGTAGGTCGCGACCACCGCGACCATCACCGCCGGGCCGACCGCCCAGAGCCCGTAGTTCCGCAGCGGCAGCGCGCAGGCCGCGAGCACCGCCCCGGCGAGTGCCCCGGCGACCGGCCAACCCGCGGGCAACCGGATCCGCTCGCCGGCCCGCAGCCGCAGCGTGAGCAGCACCAGCACGGCCGCCACCTCGACGACCAGCGCTCCGGCGCTGAACAGCCGCGCCGGCGCCGGGACGTCCCCGTCGAGCACCCACTCACCGGTGAACAGGATCAACACGATCGCGTTGCTGCCCGGCACCACCCACCAGGTGTACCGGCGGAAGCCGTCCAGACCGGTCTCGTTCACCCCGCCATTCTCCCAGCGGGCCGCTGACCAGGCGCAGTGTCATCCGTCCGGTCGTCGCATGACA
Coding sequences within:
- a CDS encoding amino acid adenylation domain-containing protein; this translates as MALPVVGSLPADPHLSAGPGAGSGADRLAGLDPRRRAALAALLAARDRGDHGVSAIPVLPRDGRAFPCTPAQTRMWLADQVESGRVVVPNATFGLRLRGALRPEALRTALSEVVARHESMRTRYQVVGGAPHQFVLPTTEARLDVVDLTDLPVDDREARAGEVTAAAAAERFDLARGPLFRVTLCRLGDDDHVLLFAGHHIAFDEQSVDIVLRDLAAGYARAVGATTRIPEASGVEYADYASWLADQAPSTSNAEYWRNRLATPPAELNLPFLLRPAGGGTESVRLRLASGRLDRLRAISGNPTPFVTLLAVLTVVLGRYTQSNDITVGTVSAGRTRTELEPLVGCFLNPLVLRTDLDGAETFVDVVQRVRTTVLEAFAHEVPFDEVVARTATIRRGGAHPLFQVALHVHRHRADEGAWPGLATTVWHHEVGADALDLTVEATPLPGGSTDLTFRYPPGAAEPGAVERFADTYRTLVDVLADEPGVLLATAALPTLGDRETLRRWNDTARPVPTAGVAELIAERMRTTPDRMAVIGTGAELIAERMRTTPDRMAVIGTGAELTYGDLGREVDALAARLRAAGCRRGTLVAVCLERSPRMVVATLAVWRAGGAYVPIDPEYPAERQAFVLADCRAAVLVTESALHDRLPTTGATVLLVDEPDAERPHDEAIVAAPDDVAYVLYTSGSTGRPKGVAVEHRALGNLIADFARRLGAGPADRWLAVTSLAFDIAALELYLPLASGARLVVADEAAARDGVALTDLIRRTGVTHVQTTPSRWRLLLAGGFDDPEVTALAGGEALPPALARQLRSRVGRLVNVYGPTETTVWSCAWEVPTDVVDVVIGTPLANTRVDLRAPDGRPVPIGAPGELWIAGLGVARGYLDRPALTADKFRPDPEGPPGARLYRTGDLARWRGDGQLVFLGRTDDQVKLNGHRVELGEIENHLAGIHGVAEAAVAVGGDVTGERHLVAYVVPAPGVPWDPAGLRTGLAGALPDYLLPRRYVALERLPLTPNGKLDRAALPTPEVGAEPADDYRPPRTPTEEVVAEVFRDVLGRERVGATDDFLLLGGHSLLAMAIAARLSGRLDREVGVASLFAHPVVADLAAALDAGSAVVPLPPVTVRSGTAGPAPLSRGQEQLWFLHQLDPADASYNMPLAYRLHGRIDSDALERALNEVVDRHEALRTRFVLGEGEPVQEVLPPARVPLERVDASGAEEACRVVAGWTNTPFDLARGPLVRAGLIRLGPDDHVWCLVVHHIGGDGQSLRILVDEIRAAYAVGALPDLPVQYSDFAVWERDVVRAGEDEALAYWQDQLAGVPVLDVPTDRPRPSTPSSRGAFVRRSLPAELTEALERLATAHRCTLFMVLLAGYQALLSRLSGQTDLCVGTSISDRARPELAPLIGMFTHTLALRADLADDPSFGELLSRTRETALAAYAHPRIPFERLAAAWNLPRDAGYSPIFQTMLILHTEDSAGTDVLPGVRAELFADGVAQAKFDLLAELWREPTGLELSINYRTDLFDSSTVAGLAERLEDLLRAAVAGPDRPLSTLDLIPAAERSRLLALGEGPADGPAEDVVALVAARTLARPDAIAVLDGEHELTYAELDQRADGLAARLRTLGVEAEVPVAVALPRTADLIVTLLAVLKAGGAYVPIDVGYPRARIEFLLRDSGATVLVTEARRAGQLPPVEHLVCVDDRTSEPGSTVPPSSGATAYVIYTSGSTGTPKGVAVSRHALAARVAWMRSRYALTPADRVVQFASVSFDTHVEEVWPALASGARLVLLPPGRDLPELLGGADITVLDLPTPYWHELVATLDQVPIPAGLRLLILGADQVHADALATWRHRVGDRVEVLNTYGPTETTVIATAAALGERDVEGQPPIGRPIGRTRLYVLDDRGTLAPTGVPGELWIAGAGLARGYLGRPGLTADRFRPDPFGRPGARMYRTGDRVRWRADGQLEFLGRLDDQVKIRGYRVELGEVEAALTAQPGVRRAVVVPRTDAAGHRTLVGYVTGERADQGAPGDLRPADLRAGLAERLPSFLVPAHLVVLDEIPLTTSGKVDRRALPAPETRSATDFVAPRTPTEELVAQVWAAVLGPDRIGVHDNFFALGGHSLLAISAIARLCTAADCALTVRHLFSAPTVAGLATVIDRLRARPGAVDRPVLARPADAGPVPLSLGQERLWFLQQLDPDDASYNIYLAYRLRGPVDPDLLEGALGVVVNRHEALRTRFLEFDGEPVQEVLPPTGVELVRADGDGEAEARRIVAGWTNAPFDLATGPLIRAGLVRLSDDDHVLAVVVHHIAGDGRSAGLLVAEVHRAYAALASGFEPELPDLPVQYADYALWQRVQPAGDSLAYWRRQLADVRPLDLPTDRPRPPVPGSAGDFLVLDLPAAVSRSVQRLAAETTGTPFMVLLAAYQVLLAQLTGHDDICVGSPIENRPRVEVADLIGFFVNTLALRGDLSGDPTFRRLLARTRDVALEAYAHQDVPFDRLLGALDVPRDLSRTPLFQTMFVLHTEEAAGTEVLPGVHAEFFDGEHRQVKFDLSLDAWRTRSGLRLVFGYRTELFERDTVRRVADRFGALLTALLTDPDAPLSTVAGRGSAAPPPLPLPRATPSRPAPYVAPRTAAEELVAEVWADVLGLDRVGLYADFFAGGGHSLLAMKMLARLRGAAGVRVPLRAVFQYPVLEQFAAAVEEALLADLADLSDVEAAALLADETLPAADERPTR